The following proteins come from a genomic window of Methanocalculus alkaliphilus:
- a CDS encoding GNAT family N-acetyltransferase, producing the protein MGEALLIREVEEAEIPLVKQLFRENLWLLDRLFFTSTFTSIMKEREGGGGTSFLAMMDGQVAGTVSVRVVRIQGEQHGLIDSLVTAKGVQGRGIARKLLDAAISWLEEGGCRHIYAMVDRYNSRSWNMFVHHGFSPFDIPAQLRRFGTGFLRVWTTDSHFLGIGMYFLRKEQPGEGIGESSSLYNHSVGFAGFLIPWLLFALWGGFAVAVFPYLALLALISFIGHEYSHALIARFFGLKTYFRENMPGSIFYLGISLLRGIYPFSGSTYIRQTDWSYASPENARVNGLIYFIGPVASSMLAVVFHHLAGITEGYWQAAFSFGVLFNVAIAVVNLLPLRVAGGFPFDGTKIYGWNTGAWALAVAIVGVSVYLVYFV; encoded by the coding sequence AAGTTGAAGAGGCTGAGATTCCATTGGTAAAGCAGTTGTTTCGGGAGAATCTCTGGCTTTTAGATCGCCTCTTTTTCACCAGCACCTTCACCTCCATCATGAAAGAGAGGGAGGGTGGCGGGGGGACCTCCTTTCTAGCCATGATGGATGGCCAGGTGGCCGGGACTGTCTCTGTCAGGGTGGTTCGGATACAGGGGGAGCAGCACGGCCTGATCGACTCCCTGGTGACGGCAAAGGGGGTGCAGGGGCGGGGTATCGCCAGGAAGCTGCTGGATGCGGCCATCTCCTGGCTGGAAGAAGGAGGGTGCCGGCATATCTATGCGATGGTGGATCGGTATAATTCCAGATCCTGGAATATGTTTGTTCATCACGGGTTCTCGCCCTTTGACATTCCTGCCCAGCTGAGGCGGTTTGGAACCGGTTTCCTCAGGGTCTGGACAACGGACAGCCACTTCCTCGGTATCGGGATGTACTTTCTCAGGAAGGAGCAGCCGGGGGAGGGTATCGGGGAGAGTAGTTCGCTGTATAACCATTCCGTCGGTTTTGCCGGATTTCTCATTCCCTGGCTTCTCTTTGCCCTCTGGGGTGGTTTTGCCGTGGCTGTATTCCCCTACCTGGCTCTGCTGGCACTCATCAGTTTTATCGGGCATGAGTACAGCCATGCACTCATCGCCCGGTTCTTCGGGCTGAAGACGTACTTCCGGGAGAATATGCCGGGCAGCATCTTTTACCTCGGGATCTCCCTGCTCAGGGGCATCTATCCCTTCTCTGGCTCCACCTATATCCGTCAGACGGACTGGTCATATGCAAGCCCGGAGAATGCACGTGTCAACGGGCTGATCTACTTCATTGGCCCCGTTGCCAGCAGTATGCTTGCTGTTGTCTTCCATCATCTGGCCGGGATCACCGAGGGGTACTGGCAGGCTGCCTTCTCGTTTGGTGTATTGTTCAATGTGGCCATCGCCGTTGTGAATCTGCTGCCACTGCGTGTGGCCGGCGGGTTCCCCTTCGATGGGACAAAAATCTACGGCTGGAATACGGGGGCCTGGGCGCTGGCGGTCGCTATTGTGGGGGTGTCGGTCTATTTGGTCTATTTTGTCTGA
- a CDS encoding UPF0175 family protein, whose amino-acid sequence MSDITITIPREIVSALRLPPDGVESALHQELALALYMRGILSSGKAASLAGLKRWQWEELLGVRKIPRHYTEEDLHVDIAYGSSDE is encoded by the coding sequence ATGTCTGACATAACTATCACCATCCCCCGGGAGATTGTTTCTGCACTTCGCCTTCCCCCGGATGGAGTAGAGTCTGCCCTCCACCAGGAACTTGCCCTTGCTCTCTATATGAGAGGGATACTCTCCTCAGGAAAGGCTGCTTCACTTGCTGGTCTGAAACGCTGGCAATGGGAAGAACTTCTCGGGGTACGCAAGATTCCACGTCATTATACAGAAGAAGATCTCCACGTGGATATCGCTTATGGTTCGAGCGATGAGTAA
- a CDS encoding type II toxin-antitoxin system HicB family antitoxin, with protein sequence MILEYIEKALSHARYEIIEDDEPYYGEVPELAGVYATGKTLEECRENLKEVIDGWIIVRLRRGLLIPPIDNCTIEELTRLDQSVRA encoded by the coding sequence ATGATCCTGGAATATATTGAAAAAGCCCTGTCACATGCACGATATGAAATAATCGAGGATGATGAACCCTATTACGGGGAAGTACCAGAACTGGCTGGAGTGTATGCGACAGGAAAGACCCTTGAAGAGTGCCGGGAAAACCTCAAGGAAGTAATAGATGGATGGATCATTGTCCGTCTCCGTCGTGGCCTCTTGATTCCACCGATTGATAATTGTACTATCGAAGAACTGACCCGGTTGGATCAGAGTGTCAGGGCATAA